The genome window TACGGGTCAGCGACAGTTCCTCGGTCTCGGTGACCTGGCCGCGCGAGACGACGAAGCGGTACGTGATGTCCGTACCGTCGCTGAACTCGATGCCCATCGCCTTCTCGTTGAACTTCGGGTCGGCGGCCAGCTCGTACTTGTAGACGCCGGAGCCGGTGGTGGTCTCCGCGACGGCGTCACCGCCCATGAAGAACGGCAGCGTGTCCTCGTTGAGCTGGAGCAGCTGGAACTTCACCGTCAGGTCGCGGTCCGAGTAGATGAACCGGGCCGGGGAGACGGACTGCCAGGTCTCCACCGGGTCGAGCTTGTCCTTCTTCGCCAGCTTGATGCCGTCCTGCGAGGTGTAGCCGAGGTCCTTCCAGCCGGACCCCCACGCGGAGGTGACATCGGTCGGCGCGGTCGTCCCGACCGGGGCGACCAGAATCCGCCCGGTACCGGCGACACGGATCTCGTTGGCGTTGCTGCCTGCCATGCGTACTCCTTGGGAGAGAGGAAAGTGAGGGGTACTGCCGCGCCCTCAGGGGCGCGGGGAACTGCGCGATCAGCCACGAACGACCCGCACCCGCGAACCGGCCTGCCCGACCGAGCTCATAGGCGGACCGGCCCCCGAGGCGGAGCCCTACGCGGGGCGGATGTGCAGTCGGACCGTCGCGTAGTAGCGATTGGCCGCGGACCGGTTCCAGTCCGGCAGCCAGCGGGGTCCGTCCGCCTCGACCACGTCGGAGACGACCGCGCCCCCGTACGTCGCCCCCCGCAGCGCGAGCACCGCGGAGCGGACCGTCAGGGCCAGCGTGTGCGCCGCCGTCTTGGTCGGCCCGTAGACCTCCAGGTCCACGAGCGGCTGGTCGAGGTGCAGGTCGTCCACCCAGGCCCCGCCGGCGCGGGAGACCAGGACGACCCGCTGGGTGCCGTCGAACCCGCCGGGCGGCACGTTGTCCACGGTCGCGGTGGAGAGTTCGGGGCGGTCGGTCAGGAAGTCGACGACGAGTCGTTCGACATCCGGGAAGGTGACCGTCGGTTCGGCCACGGTGAGACCTCCCTTCTTGGTCGGAGGTATGCGAAACGGCGGGGCCGTGTCCCTGGGGGCACAGCTCCGCCGCTGCACCAACTGTGACACGTTGCGAGCGCGCGCGCAACTATGAGTTTGTCGGGACCCCAGGAAACGCACATCGCCCCGTCACACCGAGTGGTGTGACGGGGCGATGAGGTGCCCTAGCCGCGCCGCCGATTGCCGCCCCCGCGCCCCCGCGTGGCCCGCTCCGCCGCGAACACGTCCTCCAGCCGGTAGAGATGGGTCCGCCCCTGCCGCCCGGCGGCCTCCAGGTGGCCCAGCTGAACCCATTTCCGTACGGTCGCGGGGGCCACGCCCGCCTCCGCCGCGGCGGCGGCGCCGGTCACCAGCGTGGGGGACGAACCGGTCGGCCCCGCCAGGGAGTTGCCCATCAGGCGGCCCCCGCCTCGGCCGGGCCGTCGCACTCGTCCGCGTCGTCGACCAGCGCGGCGATCTCGTCCGCGTCGGCCCCCGAGTCCGCCGCGAGCTGCGCCCAGCCGGTCTCCGTCCAGCTGTGCCGGTGGGCGGCGTTGTCCGCGCACGGGCACTCCTCGTCGGCGCACCGGCACCCCGGGTTGACGCACAGGACCGTACGCCAGGCCGGCATGGCCCGCAGCGACACCGAATCGCACCACGGGCAGCGGCCGTTGACGCGGACCAGGGTCTCGGGGTCGCCGAGGGTGCGGCCGCAGCGGCGGGCCATCCGGCGGCACTCGTCGAGGACGTGCCGGGCCAGGACCGGATGCCCGGCGACGTCGTCGAGCAGCGCGGCGATCCGGCCCAGCCGCCGCGGCACGTCCGCGCGCGGGGGGCGGCCGAGCCCGAGCTTCTCCCGGACCGCCTCCTCCAGTTCGACCACCCCGTCGGTGACGTCCCGTACGGCGTCGGAGACATGGAGGCGGATCGGGGCGGTGCCCGCGCCCAGCGGGGCGAGGCCGTGCTGCTCGCCGAGCAGGGCCTCGGCGCGCTCCGCGGCGTCCCGTTCGCCGAGGGCGCGGAGGGCGGCCGGGCCCAGTGGCGGGCGGGAACGGGTCCCGCCGCCCGGTCGGCCCGGGGCCAACTCCTGGAGCAATTCAGGGAATTGGCGGCGCAGGATGTCGATCCAGCGGGCGGCGCGGGCGGTGTGCTGCGCGGCGAGGCCTGAGGACATGGTGGACACACTCCGATCTGGGGCCATCAGAAGCCCTTCGACGGCAACCAAGAGCTGGGGCGGCGGCAACTGAAGGGAAAGGAGAGTCTCCTGTTGTTGCGAGCCCGCACACAGCTTCACATGTTGCGATCTCGCGCGCAACGGAGATCGAGGATCACCTCGACGGACGGAAGGGGTCGCGTCGAGAATCGGCCAACGGCCGGTTCGGGGCGGATCGGGGTGGGAGTGGGGTGTGAGCAGGGCGAGAACGAGGTCGGAACAAGGCCGGATTGACGAAGGGTGCTCACTCAACCTTTACTCGTGCGTGCGCGCAACGGCATAGTTCGCGTGCGCACGACCGCTAAAGTGGGGGTGCAGCCGAGGGGAGCGTCCACAAAATGAAAAGCGATGCCGAACACATCGACGAGTTCGCAGCCTGGATCGAAGGCGTGATGCGGGCGCGCGGGTACGACATCGACAGCCCGCGCGGTGGTGGCAAGACCAAGCTCGCCGAGGACGCGGGGGTGCACCGGGCGGCCATCACCCGGCTGCTGCAGCGCCAGAGCATGCCCGACCTGGAGACGATGCGGGGTCTGTCCCGTGCGCTCGGCATCCCGGTCCGGGATGTCCTGATCCGATCGGGCAAGCTGACCGAGCAGGATCTGCCGCAGGCCCCGGCACCCCCCGAGACCGGTGCGGTCCCGGCCGGCCACACGCTCTCCGCCGACCAGGCGGCGACCGCGCTCGGCATCCCGGACCACCTCCGGGCGGCCTTCGTGCAGATCACCGAACAGCTCAGACTCGGCGCGCCCACGGGCCCGGCGATCCCGGAGGCGGGCGCGGGCGCGGGGGCGGACGGCCAGGCGGGCACCTGAGTCACCTCCGGTACGCGCCAGGGTCCGCCGCTCCGGCGACGACGTGGTCCTCAGCTGGGAGGCGGGCGGCACGGACCCGCCCAGCTGTGCGGGGGAGTCGTCGAGCTGCCTCCTCTTGAGGGTGCCTCGGAGGAGGGGAGGGGGCGCGGGCCGGTGGTGGGCGCGGTGGCGGGGTCGTCGCTCTCGTACAGGGGCACGGCTCCGCGGCGGTGTCGGCGGGCTCGCGGCGGCGTACGTCACGGGTGCGCTGTGGCCGGCGGGGCGCGGCCGTCCGGTGCATGGCCGAACTGGAGCCTTCAGCAGGGCGCTTCTGGCGGAGTGCGGGCCGGTCGGCCACGGTCCCGCGGCGGTGGGTGACGCCCCCGGTCCTGCCGACCGCGCTCTCCTCCCTCCACCGCCCCTGACCCGTCTCCCGCACCGTCACGCCCCGGAACTCGACCGACCGTCACGCCCCGCGCAGCCTCACAGCCCCGTGCCGCCGGTCGCGGCGATGCGCCGGCCCGTGATCCAACGGGCGTCGTCCGAGGTGAGGAGGGCGACGATGTCCGCGACGTCCGTGGGCTGTCCCATGCGGCCGAACACGGACAGCGACGCGTGGGCGGCCTCGTTCTCGGGTGGGGACCAGGGCTGCCTGTTCAGGTCCGTCTTGACGAAGCCCGGTGCCACGGAGTTCGCCGTGATCTGCCGGGCCCCAACTCCTTGGCGTGCGTGCGGGTGAGGGCGTCGAGCGCGCTCTTGGCCATTCAGCGCAGCCCTTGTCTTCCCCCGTCTTCCCTGTGGCGGCGATGGGTCCATCGGACCCGTGAGGACGTTTCCCGTACGGCCTCGTGCGAAGCGTGGGCCGGCGTACCCGACGGGCTTTCCCCAGGCGGTTGAAAAAACCGCATGACCGGTTTAATAATGACCACAGGTGGTGTTCTCGTCACCCGACATCCTCAGGCCCGCATCCGTGCGGCTCGACCCAAGGTGGTCCCAGTGGCCTTTCGGCATGTGCGTCTGATCGCGGTGAACATCGACGGGGTTCTGCTGAACGACACCTTCAGCCCGGTCTTCCACCGGTTCGTGGCCAGTCGTGGCGGCGCCTACACCGCCGAACTGGAACGGACCGTGCTGTCGCAGTCGCAGCTCCGGGCCGCCGCGGCACTGGGCGGGCCGG of Streptomyces griseiscabiei contains these proteins:
- a CDS encoding helix-turn-helix domain-containing protein: MKSDAEHIDEFAAWIEGVMRARGYDIDSPRGGGKTKLAEDAGVHRAAITRLLQRQSMPDLETMRGLSRALGIPVRDVLIRSGKLTEQDLPQAPAPPETGAVPAGHTLSADQAATALGIPDHLRAAFVQITEQLRLGAPTGPAIPEAGAGAGADGQAGT
- a CDS encoding phage tail tube protein produces the protein MAGSNANEIRVAGTGRILVAPVGTTAPTDVTSAWGSGWKDLGYTSQDGIKLAKKDKLDPVETWQSVSPARFIYSDRDLTVKFQLLQLNEDTLPFFMGGDAVAETTTGSGVYKYELAADPKFNEKAMGIEFSDGTDITYRFVVSRGQVTETEELSLTRTASIKLGVTFTALAVDNTKPLATFLMKDPAYGTAS
- a CDS encoding SDR family oxidoreductase, with translation MAPGFVKTDLNRQPWSPPENEAAHASLSVFGRMGQPTDVADIVALLTSDDARWITGRRIAATGGTGL